Proteins encoded in a region of the candidate division WOR-3 bacterium genome:
- a CDS encoding M48 family metalloprotease codes for MNKFVSFIFFILIFANAQQIGPGPSFIIKASEDAARQIEEETGLINDTILLNRIKSIAQNVMRASDLRTSFECKILNTDIVNAFALPAGPIYVTSGLITALDSLKTEESQSMLAGILGHELAHITLRHSVAMLRLENFIKGGTSSIPEDVAQFLQRGYNREQEFEADEYGVIYAMRAGYDFESIIKFYKKMRELYGETPPGDEKYNDHPRATERIARLYEVRAQLERDFDQWYFGVEALNEGRYNEAIKYFKLFTTTFSNSAWGWTNLGTAYLFEAMSKMEAPPVLFMTVYYTEPSFRLRGEPDELLYAEEAFKKAVELDTAYNIVYYANMGIIYALRKKYDQAIEYTKKALEGKQAEYFFYNNLANILFLKKEYLEAIELYKKAIDINPDWAMPKYNLAIAYETIDRKDLAIEIWEELLDVSGYNKEAVKHLSKLNKKFKSSKDKIQPETQIGGISIGMSEDNVRKNLGEPDDQTVLEKMTALEYSTKNLVIFIREGKVSGILARVGFSEKTAKNIGIGSSINDVRNVYGLPDDIVQQKNGEQWVYGKYGLLFNIYEGTVSQFQIIEASKDG; via the coding sequence ATGAATAAGTTTGTTTCCTTTATTTTTTTTATTCTGATATTCGCAAATGCCCAACAAATTGGTCCAGGTCCTTCTTTTATTATTAAGGCGAGCGAGGATGCCGCAAGACAGATAGAAGAAGAAACTGGTTTAATAAATGATACAATTCTGTTAAATCGCATTAAATCTATTGCCCAGAATGTTATGAGGGCATCAGATTTGAGAACAAGTTTTGAATGCAAGATATTAAATACCGATATAGTGAATGCCTTTGCCCTGCCCGCAGGTCCCATTTATGTAACATCAGGGTTGATTACAGCTCTTGATTCACTAAAGACCGAAGAATCTCAGTCTATGCTTGCAGGTATTCTGGGGCATGAACTTGCCCATATCACACTGCGCCATTCAGTTGCAATGTTGCGACTGGAGAACTTTATTAAGGGAGGAACATCTTCTATTCCGGAAGATGTTGCACAATTTTTACAGAGAGGTTATAACCGTGAACAAGAATTTGAAGCCGATGAATACGGAGTAATTTATGCAATGCGGGCAGGTTACGATTTTGAGTCAATTATAAAATTTTATAAAAAAATGCGTGAATTATATGGCGAAACTCCACCCGGGGATGAAAAGTATAACGACCATCCCCGTGCCACCGAGCGTATCGCAAGACTATATGAAGTGCGGGCGCAACTTGAGCGGGACTTTGACCAGTGGTATTTTGGTGTAGAGGCATTGAATGAAGGGCGTTATAACGAGGCGATAAAATATTTTAAATTATTCACCACCACTTTTTCCAATAGTGCCTGGGGATGGACGAATTTGGGAACCGCATATTTATTTGAGGCAATGTCAAAAATGGAAGCTCCCCCTGTGTTATTTATGACTGTTTATTACACAGAACCATCTTTTAGGTTAAGGGGAGAACCTGATGAATTATTGTATGCGGAAGAGGCTTTTAAAAAGGCAGTTGAATTGGATACGGCATATAATATTGTTTATTATGCCAATATGGGAATAATCTATGCCTTACGCAAGAAATACGACCAGGCGATTGAGTATACCAAAAAGGCACTGGAAGGTAAACAGGCAGAATATTTTTTCTATAATAATTTAGCAAATATTTTATTTTTGAAAAAAGAATATTTAGAAGCAATTGAGTTATACAAAAAGGCGATAGATATTAATCCTGATTGGGCGATGCCTAAATACAATCTTGCTATTGCCTATGAAACTATTGATAGAAAGGATCTGGCAATAGAAATATGGGAAGAACTACTTGATGTTTCGGGTTATAATAAAGAGGCAGTAAAGCACCTTTCAAAACTAAATAAGAAGTTTAAATCTTCAAAAGATAAAATCCAGCCTGAAACTCAAATTGGCGGTATTAGTATCGGAATGTCCGAAGATAATGTTCGGAAAAACTTAGGAGAACCCGATGATCAAACTGTACTTGAGAAAATGACTGCTTTGGAATATTCAACAAAAAATCTTGTAATATTTATCAGAGAAGGTAAAGTGAGCGGCATTCTTGCACGTGTGGGTTTTTCAGAAAAGACGGCAAAGAATATTGGTATCGGTTCGTCTATCAACGATGTTCGTAATGTCTATGGCCTTCCTGATGACATTGTCCAGCAAAAGAATGGTGAGCAATGGGTCTATGGCAAATACGGTCTGCTCTTTAATATCTATGAAGGCACAGTCAGTCAATTTCAGATTATTGAGGCATCAAAAGATGGTTAA
- a CDS encoding WG repeat-containing protein gives MKKFDFSCASGLARKVFLMLFVANASLLLAQTLSQPPELIPYRKGDKWGFCDRNKKIVIECEYDNVWKFDEKTGLAMVERNEKFGYIDKLGKEVVQLKYDEVGWFAEGLFVARLQDKFGFVNSEGQEVIPPQYEEAIGFSDGLAAVKLNDRWGYIDKTGKVVIPFNFDIAESFIKGVARVNINGNYTYINRDGNSILPDDCWEDRHRTSYFGDYIIVYKEMVDEYGYREIKYGLFNKQGHKVLPCEFDLIESISEGRIIFFKEYMLGIADTNGKIILEPKYNDDDHYIAEEEYKFSDGMMRIWQNGKYGFINRMGKETIPPKYDDAHHFFEGLAAVKSGSNWGFVDTTGKEVIPLKYDFVHNFSQGLAPIGKGKKYGLINKKGEEIAKPIYEEIGLVGNVIALKQNKWGFIDKTGKIVQNFQYDDIKIYEDGYAGVLKNGLWGIVDGNGKEIVSPKYEQLPGVEEEFIYTDLNLFYENIARVSKNELWGFIDIMGKEIVPPKYESAHDFSQGLAEVVFEGKSGFIDALGTEYWK, from the coding sequence ATGAAAAAATTTGACTTTAGTTGTGCTTCGGGTTTAGCCCGAAAGGTTTTTTTAATGCTTTTTGTTGCAAATGCAAGCCTATTGCTTGCCCAGACTCTTTCCCAGCCACCCGAACTCATCCCTTACCGCAAAGGTGATAAATGGGGATTCTGTGATAGGAATAAGAAGATAGTGATTGAATGCGAATATGATAATGTCTGGAAATTTGATGAAAAAACGGGTCTGGCAATGGTGGAAAGAAATGAAAAATTTGGATACATTGATAAATTGGGAAAAGAAGTTGTGCAATTGAAATATGATGAAGTAGGTTGGTTCGCCGAGGGATTGTTTGTGGCACGATTACAGGATAAATTTGGTTTCGTGAATAGTGAAGGGCAGGAGGTCATTCCGCCTCAATATGAGGAGGCGATTGGATTTTCTGATGGTCTTGCCGCAGTAAAACTCAATGATCGCTGGGGCTATATTGATAAAACGGGTAAGGTTGTAATTCCTTTTAATTTTGATATTGCAGAGAGTTTCATCAAGGGTGTGGCACGGGTTAATATTAACGGAAATTACACTTATATAAACAGGGATGGAAATTCAATTCTGCCAGATGACTGCTGGGAGGATCGTCATCGTACTTCTTATTTTGGTGATTATATAATCGTTTACAAAGAAATGGTTGATGAATATGGATATAGAGAGATAAAATATGGATTGTTCAATAAACAAGGGCATAAAGTTTTACCTTGTGAATTTGACCTTATTGAATCAATTTCCGAAGGGAGGATAATTTTTTTCAAGGAATACATGTTGGGAATTGCGGATACAAACGGAAAGATAATCCTTGAACCCAAATATAATGATGATGACCATTATATTGCTGAAGAAGAATATAAATTTTCTGATGGTATGATGCGGATATGGCAGAATGGAAAATATGGGTTTATAAATAGAATGGGAAAAGAGACCATTCCGCCTAAATATGATGATGCACACCATTTTTTTGAAGGGCTGGCTGCGGTTAAATCAGGTAGTAATTGGGGTTTTGTGGATACTACTGGTAAAGAGGTAATCCCATTGAAATACGATTTTGTTCATAATTTCTCTCAAGGATTGGCACCAATCGGCAAAGGTAAAAAATATGGATTGATTAACAAAAAAGGTGAAGAAATCGCCAAACCGATATATGAAGAGATTGGCTTGGTTGGCAATGTAATCGCATTAAAACAAAACAAATGGGGTTTTATTGATAAAACAGGCAAAATTGTGCAAAATTTTCAATATGATGATATAAAAATATATGAAGATGGATATGCGGGAGTATTAAAGAATGGTCTATGGGGGATTGTTGATGGAAATGGGAAGGAAATTGTATCGCCGAAATACGAACAACTGCCGGGTGTGGAAGAAGAGTTTATATACACCGATCTGAATTTATTCTATGAAAATATTGCTCGGGTTTCAAAAAATGAACTCTGGGGCTTTATTGATATTATGGGTAAAGAAATTGTCCCTCCTAAATATGAATCTGCTCATGACTTCAGTCAGGGGCTTGCCGAAGTAGTTTTTGAAGGTAAGAGTGGTTTTATTGATGCCCTGGGCACTGAGTACTGGAAATAG
- a CDS encoding tetratricopeptide repeat protein: MITRQYFIFFALTVAFGWSTKVDIAQEYFLKGTEFYTAKEYTKAVEQYYNAVKLEPTNGLYRLSLAGAYGKDKQYAEALPHLKKAILFDTTLIDAYYLIEDFYAKLGKEDSAIAYFSEEKNLHPQRAVIYINLGHLYYRKKDFNKAIQEFHQAQTLEPNNPVIQCGLGVVMLAQGDDSTAEEFFLNAIKIDSLYPEAHLYYSIILERKGMIKEAEKERNLAYQLKPELKEVDLSGVLPIRGEKADIPFIVSTLDIIVQKLIRPEERLAEMVRKPFDLNLGTGLTTINKEKWLSIKSRPAMETKWFGFNLAFDFLVNQDSIRTREWDYKKVFQNVRIGHPNLPLYLGTGAISNYTLGYGLIVRDYFNQADENNRKMGGVFTLQTTDNAIGITGMVNNLSPMEVTIGRAYLGKWAQSLEDLLQRMELGFTYAQDNEYAYRVLGGDLLFYLTSRGAFHFLIASEFAKTLEHGYGNVSGLFVQFGGMRKSDVSLSLYGAGLILGKDFEPAPFDAFYEKKRKQYGADLVNAVLSKYDKNTNGFYGVGSLNLGVVLKLSAEYQSVSGVDSSGLFTARVSVADDENIPIILRGVFYKYNFDDFNTLTKMDENTYLAGIAGLKFFKGLFSINLLYERTYVWNEETDNYETQERISPHILFNKSF, translated from the coding sequence ATGATTACTCGACAGTATTTTATCTTTTTTGCGTTAACTGTTGCATTTGGCTGGTCTACCAAAGTTGATATTGCCCAGGAATATTTTCTCAAGGGCACTGAGTTCTACACTGCTAAAGAATATACAAAGGCGGTTGAACAGTACTATAATGCAGTTAAACTTGAACCTACAAATGGGTTGTATAGATTATCACTTGCTGGTGCCTATGGAAAGGATAAACAATATGCTGAAGCCTTACCCCATTTGAAAAAGGCAATTTTGTTTGATACAACACTCATTGATGCCTATTATCTTATAGAAGATTTTTATGCAAAACTCGGTAAAGAAGATTCTGCCATTGCGTATTTTAGTGAAGAAAAAAATCTCCATCCGCAAAGGGCAGTTATTTACATTAACCTCGGGCATTTATATTATAGAAAAAAGGATTTCAATAAGGCAATCCAGGAGTTTCACCAGGCACAGACCCTTGAACCGAATAATCCGGTAATACAATGCGGTCTTGGGGTGGTAATGCTTGCCCAAGGTGATGACAGCACTGCTGAAGAATTCTTTTTAAATGCAATAAAAATTGATTCACTATATCCTGAGGCACATTTGTATTACAGTATAATCTTGGAAAGAAAAGGAATGATTAAAGAAGCAGAAAAGGAGCGCAACCTTGCCTATCAGTTAAAGCCCGAGTTGAAAGAGGTTGATTTGAGTGGTGTTCTGCCGATCCGGGGAGAAAAGGCAGATATTCCTTTTATTGTATCAACCCTTGATATAATTGTTCAGAAACTTATCAGACCTGAAGAGCGGCTTGCAGAAATGGTGAGGAAGCCTTTTGATTTGAACTTGGGGACCGGGTTGACAACAATCAATAAAGAAAAGTGGTTATCTATCAAATCAAGGCCAGCAATGGAGACAAAATGGTTTGGATTCAATCTCGCATTTGATTTTCTTGTCAATCAAGACAGCATCCGCACCAGAGAATGGGATTACAAAAAAGTTTTTCAAAATGTAAGAATAGGGCACCCGAATCTTCCCCTCTATCTTGGCACCGGTGCAATAAGCAATTATACACTCGGCTATGGATTGATTGTGCGTGATTATTTCAACCAGGCAGATGAAAATAACCGAAAGATGGGTGGGGTCTTTACCCTGCAAACAACGGATAATGCAATTGGTATTACCGGAATGGTAAACAATCTTTCACCAATGGAGGTTACAATCGGCAGGGCATATCTTGGAAAATGGGCACAATCTTTAGAAGACCTTCTGCAGAGGATGGAATTGGGATTTACCTATGCCCAGGACAATGAATATGCGTATAGGGTTTTAGGAGGTGACCTGCTCTTTTATCTTACATCTCGTGGTGCATTCCATTTTCTTATTGCCAGTGAATTTGCCAAGACGCTTGAACATGGTTATGGCAATGTATCAGGATTATTTGTGCAATTTGGTGGAATGAGAAAATCAGATGTTTCTTTATCGTTATATGGTGCAGGATTGATTTTAGGGAAAGATTTTGAACCAGCGCCATTTGATGCATTCTATGAGAAAAAGCGAAAACAATATGGTGCAGATCTTGTGAATGCAGTTTTGAGTAAATATGATAAAAATACAAATGGATTTTACGGTGTCGGTAGTTTGAATCTCGGAGTAGTTTTAAAACTCTCAGCTGAATATCAGAGTGTATCCGGTGTTGATTCCAGTGGACTCTTTACCGCACGTGTTTCAGTTGCAGATGATGAAAATATTCCGATAATTTTGCGTGGGGTCTTCTACAAATATAACTTTGACGACTTCAATACCCTGACTAAAATGGATGAGAATACCTATCTTGCTGGAATTGCGGGTCTAAAATTCTTTAAAGGACTCTTCTCAATAAATCTGCTCTATGAAAGAACCTATGTCTGGAATGAAGAAACGGATAATTACGAAACTCAGGAAAGAATTTCGCCCCACATTCTTTTTAATAAAAGTTTTTAA
- a CDS encoding WG repeat-containing protein: MKIIFRVAKRRKTFAFGLLFVGIIFSTPLFGETPKKGSDYLQRLAYWLEQAKTPEKWFYIDKRGNVFDEKRFESVYGSFDSGYAKVYKNGKWGLCDTTGKIIIEPKFDDIESFREGLAKVKIGDKYGFVDISGKLIIEPKFDGVTSFREGLAGVVIDNKCGFIDKTGKIVIELKFDEAYNFVEGLALVLIDTVYGFIDKNGNWVIKPVYDDGYYFSEGLAAVKKKNKWGYIDKEGKIVIDFEFDNAYPFSEGRALVLKDKEYFFINKEGTPVIETQDYETMGIYFSEGLNFIKINWQWGFIDTLGEIKIEPQFDSVLNFSEGLAIVKIKDKFGYIDKNGKIVIEPKYDYAHSFNNGMALVKIDNRRIICDSIAAILENIPKSESNQAVKLILQSLNDGDNAYTLLYDLLFVGWDLAYFIGKNINYGNNELGNEIVSLIKNYKSIKDRIHTHLQSEVYNRTLDIDYTLKAYEHNLNVFCYQLSPMIKLVFGSGAVQILFDLALNMELPEELSEYFCELIAEFHNKDDFERLLNIARGFVNKSRFINVLCKTGDERAIDYILPYLEMNEKDIAWGLRFIPSPRSIEILINILEHQIAIDAEATGKIDGTAYDGAILSLGVIGDERAIPVLKKALADTNDIQARRLAAWSLWMLEDKSGIPVMVKDEHWNDLKVMADPYIVPYVIPLLDTKDQDKKVSIIKLLDEIGSSDAIQALVKSYESSEEPDSIKDHLAILLARKGEEKVLPRICSILSDTSKQNSIWNIVSWRGALYALLFIDKNETVKPVLYKLLNNEEYKHIAGINLILAGEKIDVKKTIGLSETEILLEYPKFSKKLKKYLSPSIAEFMEILSQKPDYHESILEALPEIFTPKDISGLESEFTKYNFSEEIKTNFYLKLALLFQSIKDYESETKFAQLALDNAYKTKSPYWILHSLWMLADAFIYTTKYNDAEKLLKEAIEICNHLSNDERRDFDIKFPDAYSHYLLGELNLKRKNYKEAIKNFTTARNEINYRVSVKLMEFMSQREPRDRLKAMIASGVGFCYIELGKGAFEEAVEGFDKVGVTNIREQESRDRAYYGLIRSAVADGNYEEAQRLTEKLILIKMNEDFERMEVNPVNPERKKEMEELKKRKKEIEEMKRELEKEEKQGVVADTIIQKKTREFKKYIHKLKTENPKLFTIVNAEPSNLKELQDMGIIPENMAILQYLLGEEELYVFIVKTYDLFIKKVAVKQAKIAGLIDEYRTLIKNRASMDDIDEYANELYKYLIEPVESELSGVEIIGIIPNQQLYYLPFSALKKAKEKSFLGEKYKIFYINSTSLLGIVAQQEGCDIASAQFIAFANADGTLPEAETEVKNISNLYSEILALYRDKAVKDTVFKTGGCQILHFATHGVAVPYDPTSSYLVLAPRGEKGQLKVEEIWGLDLKDCPLVVLSACETAEGKLIAGDEVVSLAFGFIYAGSASCLATLWEVASQSTAELMQEFHKNLKNGKSRIQALQDAQISLLKNPKTSHPFFWAPFILIGDWR; encoded by the coding sequence ATGAAGATTATTTTCCGGGTGGCTAAAAGAAGAAAAACATTCGCTTTTGGTTTATTATTTGTTGGAATTATATTTTCTACCCCACTTTTTGGTGAAACTCCGAAAAAAGGGTCAGACTATTTACAAAGGCTCGCTTACTGGCTGGAGCAGGCAAAAACACCAGAAAAATGGTTTTATATTGATAAAAGGGGGAATGTCTTTGATGAAAAAAGATTTGAAAGTGTGTATGGTAGTTTTGATAGTGGCTATGCAAAGGTATATAAAAATGGAAAATGGGGGCTCTGTGATACAACAGGAAAAATAATAATAGAACCTAAATTTGATGATATAGAATCCTTCAGAGAGGGATTGGCAAAGGTCAAGATTGGCGATAAATATGGATTTGTGGATATCTCTGGTAAGCTAATAATAGAACCAAAATTTGATGGGGTAACATCCTTTCGCGAAGGATTGGCAGGTGTGGTGATTGACAATAAATGTGGGTTTATTGATAAAACAGGAAAGATTGTGATTGAATTAAAATTTGATGAGGCATATAATTTTGTTGAAGGGCTTGCCCTTGTTCTTATTGACACAGTTTATGGTTTCATAGATAAAAACGGAAACTGGGTAATAAAACCAGTATATGATGATGGTTATTATTTCAGCGAAGGATTGGCAGCAGTAAAAAAGAAAAATAAATGGGGTTATATCGATAAAGAGGGTAAGATTGTGATTGATTTTGAGTTTGATAATGCATATCCTTTTTCTGAAGGCAGGGCACTCGTATTGAAAGATAAAGAGTATTTCTTTATAAACAAAGAAGGAACGCCGGTTATAGAAACGCAAGATTACGAAACAATGGGGATTTATTTTAGTGAAGGTTTAAATTTCATTAAAATAAATTGGCAATGGGGATTTATAGATACACTTGGGGAAATTAAAATTGAACCGCAATTTGATAGTGTTTTGAATTTTTCAGAAGGTTTGGCAATTGTAAAGATAAAAGATAAATTCGGGTATATAGATAAAAATGGTAAAATTGTAATTGAACCAAAATATGATTACGCCCATAGTTTTAACAATGGTATGGCGTTAGTAAAGATTGATAATCGTAGAATTATCTGTGATAGTATCGCTGCGATACTTGAGAATATACCGAAGAGTGAATCTAATCAGGCAGTCAAATTGATTTTGCAATCATTAAATGATGGTGATAACGCTTATACACTATTGTATGATTTGCTTTTTGTCGGCTGGGATTTGGCATACTTTATTGGAAAGAATATAAATTATGGTAACAATGAGCTGGGAAACGAAATAGTTTCATTAATTAAAAATTATAAATCAATAAAGGATAGGATTCATACGCATCTTCAATCTGAAGTTTACAATAGAACGCTTGATATTGATTATACTCTAAAGGCATATGAACATAACTTAAATGTGTTTTGTTATCAATTAAGCCCAATGATAAAATTGGTTTTTGGTTCCGGTGCGGTTCAAATTCTTTTTGACCTTGCCTTGAATATGGAGCTACCAGAAGAATTAAGCGAATATTTTTGTGAATTAATTGCTGAATTTCATAATAAAGATGATTTTGAGAGATTACTAAATATTGCCAGGGGCTTTGTGAATAAAAGCCGATTCATAAATGTTCTCTGTAAAACAGGTGATGAAAGGGCAATTGATTATATTTTGCCATATCTTGAAATGAATGAAAAGGATATTGCCTGGGGATTAAGGTTTATTCCATCACCCCGTTCAATTGAGATACTGATTAATATATTAGAACATCAGATAGCAATTGATGCTGAGGCAACTGGGAAGATAGACGGCACAGCATATGACGGTGCAATTTTATCATTGGGTGTCATTGGGGATGAGCGGGCAATACCGGTTTTAAAAAAGGCACTTGCCGATACAAACGATATTCAGGCAAGAAGGCTTGCTGCCTGGTCTTTATGGATGCTTGAAGACAAAAGTGGCATTCCGGTGATGGTGAAAGATGAACACTGGAATGATTTAAAAGTTATGGCAGACCCGTATATTGTGCCTTATGTTATTCCATTGCTTGATACCAAAGATCAAGATAAAAAGGTTTCAATCATCAAATTATTGGACGAAATCGGTAGTTCAGATGCAATCCAGGCATTGGTTAAATCTTACGAAAGTTCTGAAGAGCCTGATAGCATAAAAGATCACCTTGCTATCCTGCTTGCCCGGAAGGGCGAAGAAAAGGTATTACCAAGAATTTGTTCAATCCTAAGTGATACATCAAAACAAAATTCCATCTGGAATATAGTAAGTTGGAGAGGGGCGCTTTACGCCTTACTTTTCATAGATAAAAATGAAACAGTGAAGCCTGTGTTATACAAACTTCTCAATAATGAAGAATACAAACACATTGCCGGTATAAACCTCATCCTGGCGGGAGAAAAAATTGATGTGAAAAAGACAATAGGGCTTTCCGAGACAGAAATTTTGTTAGAATATCCAAAGTTTTCCAAGAAATTAAAAAAATATCTAAGTCCTTCAATCGCTGAATTTATGGAAATTCTGTCCCAAAAACCTGATTATCATGAAAGCATTTTGGAGGCATTGCCTGAAATATTCACACCAAAGGATATCTCAGGGCTTGAATCGGAATTCACAAAATACAATTTTTCTGAAGAGATAAAGACAAACTTTTATTTGAAATTAGCCCTTTTGTTTCAATCAATAAAGGATTATGAAAGTGAAACAAAATTTGCCCAATTGGCACTGGATAATGCTTATAAAACCAAAAGCCCTTACTGGATATTACATTCTTTATGGATGCTTGCCGATGCCTTTATATATACCACAAAATACAATGATGCTGAGAAACTTCTGAAAGAGGCAATAGAGATATGCAACCATCTCTCTAATGACGAAAGAAGAGATTTTGATATAAAGTTCCCTGATGCTTATAGTCATTATTTGCTTGGTGAACTAAATTTAAAACGCAAGAATTATAAAGAGGCAATTAAGAATTTTACGACTGCCCGTAATGAAATCAATTATCGTGTTTCTGTTAAACTTATGGAATTTATGTCACAGCGCGAACCAAGGGACAGATTAAAGGCGATGATTGCTTCAGGTGTCGGTTTTTGTTATATTGAGCTGGGCAAGGGTGCATTTGAAGAAGCGGTTGAGGGTTTTGATAAGGTTGGTGTGACCAATATTCGTGAGCAGGAAAGTAGAGACCGGGCATACTACGGCTTGATTCGTTCTGCGGTTGCGGATGGTAATTATGAAGAGGCACAACGACTGACTGAAAAGTTGATATTGATAAAGATGAATGAAGACTTTGAAAGAATGGAGGTCAATCCGGTAAATCCTGAGCGAAAGAAAGAGATGGAGGAATTAAAGAAGCGGAAGAAAGAGATAGAGGAGATGAAGCGGGAGCTTGAGAAAGAAGAAAAGCAGGGCGTAGTAGCAGATACAATAATCCAGAAAAAGACCCGTGAGTTCAAGAAATATATCCACAAGTTAAAGACCGAGAATCCAAAGTTATTTACTATCGTCAATGCCGAGCCTTCAAATTTAAAAGAATTACAGGATATGGGGATAATTCCTGAGAATATGGCGATTTTGCAGTATCTGCTTGGTGAGGAAGAGTTGTATGTCTTTATCGTGAAGACATATGACTTATTTATTAAAAAAGTTGCGGTAAAGCAGGCGAAGATTGCGGGATTGATAGATGAGTATCGCACGCTGATAAAAAATCGTGCTTCAATGGATGATATAGATGAGTATGCAAATGAGTTATACAAATATCTGATTGAGCCAGTGGAGTCTGAATTATCAGGGGTTGAGATTATTGGTATTATTCCGAATCAGCAGTTGTATTATCTGCCTTTTTCGGCACTAAAAAAGGCGAAAGAAAAAAGTTTCCTTGGAGAGAAATACAAGATTTTCTATATCAATTCTACGAGTCTATTAGGGATTGTGGCACAGCAAGAAGGTTGTGATATTGCGAGTGCTCAATTTATTGCCTTTGCGAATGCGGATGGGACATTGCCTGAGGCAGAAACAGAAGTAAAAAATATTTCCAATTTGTATTCTGAGATATTGGCATTATATCGAGATAAGGCAGTAAAAGATACGGTATTTAAGACTGGGGGTTGTCAGATCTTGCACTTTGCGACCCATGGTGTTGCGGTGCCTTATGACCCGACCTCTTCGTATTTGGTTTTGGCGCCGAGGGGTGAGAAGGGGCAATTAAAGGTAGAAGAGATATGGGGATTGGATTTAAAGGATTGTCCGTTGGTGGTGTTATCGGCGTGTGAGACTGCGGAAGGAAAACTTATTGCGGGTGATGAGGTGGTGAGTCTGGCATTTGGGTTTATCTATGCTGGGAGTGCGAGTTGTCTTGCGACCTTATGGGAAGTGGCGAGTCAATCAACTGCGGAGCTGATGCAGGAGTTTCATAAGAATTTGAAAAATGGTAAGAGCAGGATACAGGCATTACAGGATGCGCAGATTTCTCTGCTCAAAAATCCCAAGACTTCCCACCCCTTCTTCTGGGCACCATTTATATTGATTGGAGACTGGCGGTAG